One genomic segment of Rivularia sp. PCC 7116 includes these proteins:
- a CDS encoding SGNH/GDSL hydrolase family protein, with protein sequence MRFLLLIIVTTIVGLLITTEIGLRLLFGFGNPLTYIGEEKIGYLLAPSQRTRRFGNRIEINQYSMRGVDIQQTPLSSSLRILLLGDSIANGGWWTDQENTISNLIMGLLKSNLSEISQDISQVEVLNASANSWGPRNELAYLQRFGSFGSEAIVLLINTDDLFSTTPTSLQVGRDRNYPSQKPPLALVEIFNRYLIKQKPIPGLKEIHNESGDRVALNLEAIAKIQELARENNAEFLLAMTPLLREIGEPGPRDYEIKERQRLKEFTRARDIIYIDFLPIFNASQNPKALYHDHIHFNLQGNQLISKVIEQKLLELLQQNRPNYSKLGLVQ encoded by the coding sequence GTGAGATTTCTTTTATTAATTATTGTTACGACAATTGTAGGATTACTTATAACTACAGAAATTGGATTGCGCTTGCTGTTTGGTTTTGGTAATCCTTTAACTTACATAGGTGAAGAAAAAATCGGTTATTTATTGGCTCCTTCTCAGCGTACCCGCCGCTTTGGTAATCGTATAGAAATTAACCAGTATTCAATGCGAGGTGTTGATATTCAACAAACACCTTTATCTTCAAGCTTGAGAATACTGCTTTTAGGAGACTCTATAGCTAATGGTGGTTGGTGGACAGATCAAGAGAACACGATTTCTAATTTAATCATGGGCTTGTTGAAATCGAATTTATCCGAAATATCTCAGGATATTTCGCAAGTAGAAGTACTAAATGCTTCAGCTAATTCGTGGGGACCGAGAAACGAATTAGCTTATTTACAAAGGTTTGGTAGCTTTGGCTCAGAAGCTATAGTGTTGCTAATTAATACCGATGATTTATTTTCAACTACACCGACTTCACTACAAGTCGGACGCGATCGCAATTACCCTTCGCAAAAACCACCCTTGGCATTAGTGGAAATATTCAACCGCTATCTTATAAAGCAAAAACCGATACCGGGACTTAAAGAGATACACAATGAAAGTGGCGATCGTGTTGCTTTAAACCTAGAAGCTATTGCTAAAATTCAAGAATTAGCTAGGGAAAACAATGCAGAGTTTTTATTAGCTATGACTCCGTTGTTGCGAGAAATCGGCGAACCAGGACCCCGCGATTATGAGATAAAAGAACGTCAACGTTTAAAAGAATTTACTAGAGCTAGAGATATTATCTATATCGATTTTTTACCTATATTTAATGCTTCCCAAAATCCAAAGGCTTTGTATCACGACCACATTCATTTTAATTTACAAGGAAATCAGTTAATCAGTAAGGTCATTGAACAAAAATTATTGGAATTGCTACAACAAAATAGACCAAATTATTCTAAATTAGGATTAGTTCAATAA
- a CDS encoding glycerol-3-phosphate acyltransferase: protein MLELWGALFIFIFCPLLGGLPVISWITNALAKRRLAQIGTGNIGVSAAFYHGGTLVGVLAVLSEALKGVIAVLIARAFFESGSYWELIALIALVIGRFWMGKGAGTTNVVWGFAVHDPMAAAFVFLVSSISFLLLRSRELAKYGVLILFPLIVAVLHFDNIPHILAAVVLAGLLAWIYQQIPDDLNLKASESKPESQAMFQLLRGDQKILSLDNELDAAIVGNKAARSSEMKRAGYPVPKGWVLTPMDEPQALIDFLQPSDLSPLAVRSSALGEDTEEASAAGQYETVLNVTTKEGLQQAISTVRASYEHPAAVQYRRDRNLKETAMAVLIQQQVQGVFSGVAFSRDPITQENDAVVIEATAGSAAQVVSGRYTPEQYRAFVVKTENLSSVHLEGEGQIPAVLIKQVAYLARQIEQHYHGIPQDIEWSYDGQTLWILQVRPITTLLPIWTRKIAAEVIPGIIHPLTWSINRPLTCGSWGGIFAVVLGERAIGLDFNETATLHFSRAYFNASLLGKIFLRMGLPPESLEFLTRGAKMSKPPLSSTLSNAPGLLRLLTKEISLERDFKRDFRKRFQPGLSELSQKALLELDQTQLLERIEFILELLNSATYYSIMAPLSAAIRQGIFKPKKDSDIDNSAAPEVAALRELGELAAAAKLILPEFDPETLFEDLAVSTPGQKILESFETLLNRYGYLSDVGTDIAVPTWREEPEAVKLLFIQLMQGNQPPQNKRKRGGVVQSRVDLKGRVTEVYSRLLAQLRWSFIALERNWLKNGLLGEPGDIFFLEIEEIRRIIRDSDYQLLSRIRELINIRRNQLVEDGQLNPVPLLVYGNAPPLSIFFSRPSLVPDGMLTGIPASHGQVEGKVKVLRNLQAVPDIDKQTILVVPYTDSGWVALLARAGGLIAEAGGKLSHGAIIAREYGIPAVMDVHNATWLLQDGQRVRIDGSKGIIEISNDLRPD from the coding sequence ATGCTTGAACTCTGGGGTGCTTTATTTATTTTTATTTTCTGTCCCCTTTTAGGTGGATTACCAGTAATTTCCTGGATTACTAATGCTTTAGCTAAGCGACGATTAGCTCAAATAGGAACTGGTAATATTGGAGTAAGTGCTGCTTTCTACCACGGTGGAACTTTGGTAGGTGTTCTGGCTGTTTTGTCGGAAGCTCTTAAGGGAGTCATTGCAGTTTTAATCGCACGTGCTTTTTTTGAAAGTGGTTCCTATTGGGAATTGATTGCTTTAATCGCCTTGGTAATAGGTAGATTTTGGATGGGGAAGGGCGCGGGTACTACAAATGTTGTCTGGGGATTTGCGGTACACGATCCAATGGCGGCGGCGTTTGTATTTTTAGTAAGTAGTATCAGCTTTTTGCTATTGCGTTCTAGGGAATTAGCAAAGTATGGGGTATTAATTTTATTTCCCCTGATTGTAGCGGTACTGCATTTCGACAATATACCCCATATTTTGGCGGCGGTTGTATTAGCTGGTTTATTAGCCTGGATTTATCAACAGATTCCAGATGACTTAAATTTAAAAGCGTCCGAATCGAAGCCAGAGTCCCAAGCAATGTTTCAACTGTTACGCGGCGACCAAAAAATACTTTCCTTAGATAATGAATTAGATGCTGCAATCGTAGGCAATAAAGCAGCTAGATCCTCAGAAATGAAGCGTGCTGGTTATCCAGTTCCTAAAGGTTGGGTATTGACTCCTATGGATGAACCACAAGCGCTGATAGATTTTTTACAGCCGTCAGATTTATCTCCTTTGGCAGTACGTTCTTCTGCTTTGGGAGAAGATACAGAAGAAGCCTCCGCAGCAGGGCAGTACGAAACTGTTTTGAACGTGACGACAAAAGAAGGTTTACAACAAGCTATTAGTACAGTTCGTGCCTCTTACGAGCATCCAGCAGCAGTTCAATATCGTCGCGATCGCAATTTAAAAGAAACTGCAATGGCAGTGTTGATTCAACAACAAGTCCAAGGCGTATTTTCTGGAGTTGCTTTTAGTCGCGATCCAATTACTCAAGAAAACGATGCTGTAGTGATTGAAGCAACTGCTGGTAGTGCAGCTCAGGTAGTTTCTGGGAGATACACGCCGGAACAATATCGGGCTTTTGTGGTGAAAACAGAAAATTTATCTTCGGTACATCTCGAAGGTGAAGGACAAATACCGGCTGTTTTAATCAAACAGGTAGCTTATTTAGCCCGTCAAATCGAACAACATTATCACGGTATTCCTCAAGATATTGAATGGAGCTATGATGGTCAAACTTTGTGGATATTACAAGTTCGTCCTATCACTACTTTATTACCAATTTGGACGCGCAAAATTGCTGCTGAAGTAATTCCGGGCATTATTCATCCCTTAACTTGGTCAATTAATCGTCCCTTAACTTGCGGCTCTTGGGGAGGAATTTTTGCAGTAGTATTGGGCGAACGAGCTATAGGCTTGGATTTCAACGAAACCGCAACGCTGCACTTTTCTAGAGCTTATTTTAACGCCAGTCTTCTAGGAAAGATTTTCCTACGTATGGGTTTACCCCCCGAAAGTTTGGAATTCTTGACTAGAGGTGCAAAAATGAGCAAACCACCTCTAAGTTCTACTTTGTCAAATGCTCCGGGATTGCTGCGGTTGCTTACAAAAGAAATAAGTTTAGAAAGAGATTTTAAGCGAGATTTCCGCAAGCGGTTTCAACCGGGGCTATCTGAATTATCACAAAAAGCATTACTCGAACTCGACCAAACTCAGCTATTAGAAAGAATTGAATTCATTTTAGAACTGCTCAATAGCGCTACTTATTATAGCATTATGGCTCCCTTGAGTGCTGCCATTAGACAAGGAATTTTTAAGCCTAAGAAAGATAGCGATATTGATAACAGTGCGGCTCCTGAAGTAGCAGCTTTACGAGAACTCGGGGAATTAGCCGCAGCAGCAAAATTGATACTACCCGAATTCGATCCAGAAACGCTGTTTGAGGATTTAGCAGTTTCCACACCAGGACAAAAAATCCTCGAAAGTTTTGAAACCTTGCTTAACCGTTATGGTTATTTGAGTGATGTCGGAACAGATATTGCTGTTCCTACCTGGAGAGAAGAACCCGAAGCCGTAAAATTGTTATTTATCCAGTTGATGCAAGGAAATCAACCCCCACAAAACAAACGTAAGCGGGGAGGAGTTGTACAAAGTCGCGTAGATTTAAAAGGACGAGTTACAGAAGTTTATTCTCGATTATTAGCGCAGTTAAGGTGGAGTTTTATAGCGTTAGAACGAAACTGGCTGAAAAATGGCTTACTTGGGGAGCCAGGAGATATATTTTTCTTAGAGATTGAGGAAATACGGCGAATCATTAGGGATTCCGATTATCAATTGTTAAGTCGCATAAGAGAATTAATAAACATTCGCAGAAACCAGCTTGTAGAAGATGGTCAACTCAATCCCGTACCGTTGTTAGTTTACGGTAATGCACCTCCTTTATCTATCTTCTTTTCTCGCCCTTCTCTGGTTCCTGACGGAATGTTGACTGGAATTCCTGCCAGTCACGGTCAAGTTGAAGGCAAAGTCAAGGTGTTACGGAATTTACAGGCTGTTCCAGATATCGATAAGCAGACAATACTAGTAGTTCCTTATACAGATTCTGGCTGGGTAGCTTTATTAGCAAGGGCTGGCGGACTAATAGCCGAAGCCGGTGGAAAACTTTCTCACGGTGCAATTATTGCGCGAGAATACGGGATTCCCGCAGTAATGGATGTACATAATGCAACTTGGTTATTACAAGATGGGCAGCGAGTACGGATTGATGGTTCAAAGGGAATTATTGAAATATCGAACGATTTAAGACCAGATTGA
- a CDS encoding pentapeptide repeat-containing protein: MDANKLLSQHGAGEKDFSGAILHQADLKNTDLSGINLCAADLSGADLSGARLRGCNLSRANLTDADLSGADLTGANLSEINLIGAELVNAKLERANLQKADLRSANLVNANMHQANLTEAELSGADLTKANLNYANLSDSNINEADTYNADLSKSKTTNQEINQTQHPTGIPHRWVSWAGSH; this comes from the coding sequence ATGGACGCTAATAAGCTTTTAAGCCAACATGGAGCAGGAGAAAAAGATTTTAGTGGAGCAATTCTCCATCAAGCAGATCTAAAAAACACTGATTTAAGTGGTATAAACTTATGTGCTGCCGATTTAAGTGGAGCAGATTTAAGTGGAGCTAGACTTCGAGGATGCAATTTAAGTCGAGCAAATTTAACTGATGCAGATTTGAGTGGAGCAGATTTAACTGGTGCGAATCTTAGCGAGATAAATCTAATTGGCGCAGAGCTAGTTAATGCAAAGTTAGAAAGAGCTAATTTGCAAAAAGCCGACTTAAGAAGCGCTAACTTAGTAAATGCGAATATGCATCAAGCCAATCTCACAGAAGCAGAACTCAGCGGTGCTGACTTAACTAAAGCTAATCTCAACTACGCTAATTTATCCGATAGCAACATTAATGAAGCTGATACCTATAATGCGGATTTAAGTAAATCAAAAACCACAAATCAAGAGATTAACCAAACACAACATCCTACAGGTATACCTCATAGATGGGTAAGTTGGGCTGGCAGTCATTAA
- the argF gene encoding ornithine carbamoyltransferase: protein MTALSQRDLLSIADLSQVEVEELLQMATQLKTKQLKLRCNKVLGLLFSKASTRTRVSFTVAMYQLGGQVIDLNPNVTQVSRGEPIQDTARVLDRYLDILAIRTFEQQELQTFANYAQIPVINALTDLEHPCQILADLMTIQEEFQTLKGLTLTYVGDGNNVANSLMLGCALVGINVRIATPSGYEPNADVVEQARAISNGKTEVVITKDPKIAAKNANILYTDVWASMGQEEEADDRMPIFKPYQINQELLSFAQQNAIVLHCLPAHRDEEITDGVIEGENSRVWNQAENRLHAQKALLASILEAEQV from the coding sequence ATGACAGCGTTAAGCCAACGAGATTTATTGAGCATAGCAGATTTGAGTCAGGTAGAGGTCGAAGAACTTTTACAAATGGCAACTCAGTTGAAAACGAAGCAATTGAAATTACGATGCAATAAAGTATTAGGACTTTTATTTTCTAAAGCTTCTACAAGAACCCGAGTCAGTTTTACGGTTGCAATGTATCAATTAGGCGGACAGGTTATTGACCTCAATCCTAACGTTACTCAAGTTAGTCGTGGCGAACCAATTCAAGATACAGCGAGAGTTTTAGATAGATATCTTGATATATTGGCAATTCGTACCTTTGAACAGCAAGAATTACAAACATTTGCAAATTATGCCCAAATACCGGTGATTAATGCGCTGACAGATTTGGAGCATCCCTGTCAAATTTTAGCGGATTTAATGACTATTCAAGAAGAATTTCAAACTTTAAAGGGTTTAACTTTGACTTATGTCGGTGACGGCAATAATGTTGCAAATTCCTTGATGTTGGGGTGTGCTTTAGTAGGAATAAACGTCAGAATTGCGACTCCTAGCGGATACGAACCAAATGCAGATGTCGTAGAACAAGCACGAGCAATTTCAAATGGAAAAACTGAAGTTGTTATTACTAAAGACCCAAAAATAGCTGCAAAGAATGCTAATATACTTTATACTGATGTATGGGCAAGTATGGGGCAAGAAGAAGAAGCAGACGACAGAATGCCAATCTTCAAACCTTACCAAATTAATCAGGAATTGTTGAGTTTTGCTCAACAGAATGCGATTGTTCTGCACTGTTTACCAGCGCATCGCGATGAAGAAATAACAGATGGTGTTATTGAGGGTGAAAATTCGCGAGTTTGGAACCAAGCAGAAAATCGACTCCACGCACAAAAGGCTTTACTTGCCAGTATTTTAGAAGCCGAACAAGTTTAA
- a CDS encoding GxxExxY protein — translation MMSKLKYADITQKIIGASFEVHKFLGNGFQEVIYQRALAYELHQAKLKFAREIEQKIYYKNLPEPIGTRRADFVVEDKILVELKAVIQLDNAHLAQALNYLKVYKLEVGLLINFGSKSLTFKRLIR, via the coding sequence ATGATGAGTAAATTAAAATATGCCGATATTACTCAAAAAATAATCGGAGCATCGTTTGAAGTTCATAAATTTTTAGGTAACGGCTTCCAAGAAGTAATATATCAGCGAGCTTTAGCTTACGAACTGCATCAAGCAAAGCTAAAATTCGCTCGTGAAATCGAACAAAAAATTTACTACAAAAACCTTCCCGAACCTATTGGTACCCGAAGAGCCGATTTTGTAGTCGAAGATAAAATCCTTGTGGAGCTAAAGGCTGTCATCCAACTTGATAATGCTCACTTAGCCCAGGCTCTTAATTATTTAAAAGTCTATAAATTAGAAGTGGGATTACTGATAAACTTTGGTAGCAAAAGTCTAACTTTTAAACGGCTTATTAGATAA
- the folE gene encoding GTP cyclohydrolase I FolE has product MTLSIRPELPSSNRTLSSLSKQETHPPNVTEAEMMEAVRTLLIGLGEDPNREGLKDTPKRVVKALQFLTKGYHESLDELLNGAVFTEDANEMVLVRDIDVFSSCEHHILPVIGRAHVAYIPNGKVIGLSKVARICEMYARRLQVQERLTVQIADALQGLLKPQGVAVVLEASHMCMVMRGVQKPGSWTVTSAMRGVFAEDAKTREEFMNLIRHKPNFG; this is encoded by the coding sequence ATGACTCTATCTATTCGTCCTGAACTCCCTTCTTCTAATCGGACGTTATCGTCTTTATCCAAACAGGAAACTCATCCTCCAAATGTAACCGAAGCAGAAATGATGGAGGCTGTACGTACTTTACTGATTGGATTAGGAGAAGATCCAAATCGTGAAGGACTAAAAGATACGCCAAAAAGAGTTGTCAAAGCTTTGCAGTTTCTCACTAAGGGATATCATGAGTCTCTCGATGAACTGTTAAATGGTGCAGTATTTACTGAAGATGCCAACGAAATGGTATTGGTTCGAGACATTGATGTTTTCAGTTCTTGCGAACACCATATTTTACCAGTTATTGGTCGCGCTCATGTAGCCTATATTCCAAATGGAAAGGTAATCGGATTATCTAAAGTTGCTCGAATTTGCGAAATGTATGCACGACGCTTACAGGTGCAGGAACGTCTTACCGTACAAATTGCTGATGCACTACAGGGTTTATTAAAACCACAAGGGGTGGCTGTGGTTTTAGAAGCTAGTCACATGTGTATGGTAATGCGCGGGGTGCAAAAACCAGGTTCTTGGACTGTTACTAGTGCGATGCGGGGAGTATTTGCTGAAGATGCCAAAACTCGCGAGGAGTTTATGAATTTGATCCGACACAAGCCTAATTTTGGGTAG
- the lexA gene encoding transcriptional repressor LexA, with protein MEKLTEAQRELYDWLTEYIRMRQHSPSIRQMMQAMNLKSPAPIQSRLEHLRNKGYIEWSEGKARTIRVLHPEDPGVPILGTIAAGGLIEPFTDAVEHLDFKEIKLPFQTYALRVTGDSMIEDSIVDGDMVFLRPVQEPDMLKDGTIVAAMVDGHGTTLKRFYRTSSERITLEPANPKYQPIEVDAGQVQVQGSLVAVWRNYN; from the coding sequence ATGGAAAAACTGACAGAAGCACAAAGAGAACTTTACGATTGGCTGACGGAATATATCCGAATGCGTCAACATTCGCCTTCAATTCGTCAGATGATGCAAGCGATGAATTTGAAGTCACCAGCGCCTATTCAAAGTCGTTTGGAGCATTTACGTAACAAAGGATATATTGAATGGAGCGAAGGTAAAGCAAGGACTATTAGAGTTTTGCATCCGGAAGATCCCGGAGTACCTATTTTGGGAACCATAGCTGCTGGTGGTTTAATTGAACCCTTTACCGATGCTGTCGAGCATTTAGATTTTAAAGAGATAAAGTTACCATTCCAAACTTATGCTTTGCGGGTAACTGGTGACAGCATGATTGAGGATTCCATAGTCGATGGAGACATGGTATTTCTGCGCCCGGTACAGGAACCAGATATGCTTAAAGACGGTACTATTGTTGCTGCAATGGTAGATGGACACGGTACCACATTAAAGCGCTTTTATCGTACAAGTTCCGAAAGAATTACCCTTGAACCCGCAAACCCGAAATATCAACCAATTGAGGTTGATGCAGGGCAAGTACAGGTGCAAGGTTCGTTGGTTGCTGTTTGGCGCAATTATAACTGA
- a CDS encoding cupin domain-containing protein, with translation MKFTSLNNLPQEAVSHNPEIKKKVMLRFGDLPHLTNFSQARFAPGQSAAAHAHQDMCEVFFVESGSGLIIVDDKEYSLLPGSCVAVEAGEVHEVVNNGTDKLVLTYFGLRVEKEGGLDGL, from the coding sequence ATGAAATTTACTTCGTTAAACAATTTACCGCAAGAAGCTGTTTCTCATAATCCTGAAATTAAGAAAAAGGTGATGTTGCGATTTGGGGATTTACCTCACCTAACTAATTTCTCTCAAGCACGTTTTGCTCCAGGGCAATCTGCGGCAGCCCACGCGCATCAAGATATGTGTGAGGTGTTTTTTGTGGAATCGGGTTCGGGTTTGATTATTGTTGATGATAAGGAATATTCTTTACTTCCTGGTAGTTGTGTCGCGGTGGAAGCGGGGGAAGTTCATGAAGTTGTGAATAATGGTACTGATAAATTGGTACTAACTTATTTTGGTTTGCGAGTGGAGAAGGAAGGCGGATTAGACGGATTATAG